A portion of the Bdellovibrionales bacterium genome contains these proteins:
- a CDS encoding tetratricopeptide repeat protein, which translates to MLEHKVVTKIEFLIWNQRRRFLLTGAVLTTFLSTSHHFAVGAPSERAPAEAKKVKTVGDVLRKIEGKNLSIKKGDSKLPQFQELESRKQTNLQTVKPPSSTSLYYDEGSEEAVLEKVTDDGIDQLFKLTNKFKSSKKRGELWLRLAELYVEKSRLIEFRLHQEFDRKVRESKEGSPKQKLNLGPAQEYNRKAVQLYEWFLRDFPKDEKVDQALFFLGFNYFELNDEKKGMSYYQRLTKEFPKSPFVDESNFAIGEFHFENERWSEALPHYQQVANNRRARLFSFALYKSAWCQYKAGSVKEALQSLERVIKAGRMAKSQEEKTIGGVSRIRLATEALKDLVIFYAEVGSYKAAKDYFAQVAGPKNVYSLQEKLAYYYADMGQRTGARFTFHELIEANQSSPKAYDYQYQIVTMYAATGEAKIFKQELYNWIQGYGPDSAWQKTNGRNRELIAKATQLIETTLRNYILQQHQTAQNSRAPNAQAMAKSGYELYFRVFKDSPKLDEMHFFFAELLFDIEEYERASDHYLWVAENAPNSAYFDKSVLNAILSLEKKLPTSEEVKKIVGGTTSPVEFDSTIKKFEKVVLRFLKDFPKGSDAIAIKYRLGALYYYYNQFDRALLSFQDIIKTAPSTKFAEYSANLTLDIYNLKNDYEGLEKAGQEILSIPQLAASPVGAQVQSILEKSSFKRAQNMEAGKDFISSAKQFESFSNKNGRSELATSARFNSAVNYERAGDLLKALAMYGSVLKGSSKGHEDLKQKSLKFMALLYEKSGQYKEAAEFFEKYANENAKGDKDAVDFFYNAGVIRDGMNFYNSALDNYQKYFDRSKRRDRMEVIFLMAKIWQKRGNLKNARSYYSQYVDLNPANASALIEALFQLGVIEEKLGRKKASDDYFKRTVAVQKGFSKNGNPVGVAHAAEAQFKIVYRVYDELRSIKIPSDPSGQDNAVRRKLDLISKLKERLKEVIKYDDAYMVVAALTLSGQANQHMSAALYSVALPNNLSPDQLKEYKMGVDKVARPFQDEALSNYTAAIEKGYRLEGYNEWLKAAFVEANRLNSEKFPNFGEEAILTKVPDYLEN; encoded by the coding sequence ATGTTGGAACACAAAGTTGTAACTAAAATTGAATTCCTGATATGGAATCAGCGGCGAAGATTTCTTCTTACCGGAGCTGTGCTCACCACATTCCTATCAACTTCCCATCATTTTGCTGTTGGCGCTCCCAGTGAAAGAGCGCCAGCAGAGGCAAAAAAGGTGAAAACGGTTGGTGATGTCCTCAGAAAAATAGAAGGAAAGAATCTCTCTATAAAAAAAGGAGATTCAAAACTGCCCCAATTTCAGGAGCTTGAATCCCGCAAGCAAACAAATCTTCAGACGGTCAAGCCTCCGTCGTCCACTTCTCTTTATTATGACGAAGGTTCTGAAGAAGCAGTTCTTGAAAAAGTGACCGATGACGGAATAGATCAGCTTTTTAAGCTAACAAATAAATTTAAATCAAGCAAGAAGCGTGGGGAGTTGTGGCTGAGATTAGCAGAACTCTACGTGGAAAAATCGCGTCTGATTGAATTTCGATTGCATCAGGAGTTCGATCGAAAAGTTCGAGAATCAAAGGAAGGTTCTCCAAAGCAAAAACTCAACTTGGGTCCGGCGCAGGAGTACAATAGAAAAGCCGTTCAGCTATATGAGTGGTTTTTGCGGGATTTTCCGAAGGATGAGAAAGTTGACCAGGCTCTCTTTTTTCTCGGATTTAATTATTTTGAATTAAACGACGAAAAGAAAGGCATGTCTTATTATCAAAGACTGACAAAGGAATTTCCAAAGAGTCCTTTCGTCGACGAGTCTAACTTTGCCATTGGCGAATTTCACTTTGAAAATGAGCGTTGGTCCGAGGCCTTGCCTCATTATCAACAAGTGGCAAACAATAGGAGGGCACGATTATTCTCATTTGCTCTCTATAAATCGGCTTGGTGCCAATACAAAGCGGGGTCAGTTAAGGAGGCTTTGCAATCACTTGAAAGAGTCATAAAGGCAGGGCGTATGGCAAAGAGCCAAGAGGAAAAAACAATTGGAGGTGTTAGTCGCATTCGCTTAGCTACCGAAGCACTTAAGGATCTCGTCATTTTTTATGCTGAAGTAGGGAGTTACAAAGCAGCAAAGGACTACTTTGCTCAAGTTGCAGGTCCAAAAAATGTTTATTCGCTGCAAGAAAAACTCGCATATTATTATGCAGATATGGGGCAGAGAACAGGAGCTCGCTTTACCTTTCACGAGCTGATTGAAGCAAATCAAAGTTCCCCAAAGGCTTATGATTATCAGTATCAAATCGTAACAATGTACGCGGCGACGGGAGAGGCCAAAATTTTTAAACAGGAGCTCTATAACTGGATTCAGGGTTATGGGCCAGATAGTGCGTGGCAAAAAACAAATGGTCGCAACCGTGAGCTCATTGCTAAGGCGACACAGTTGATAGAGACAACTTTGCGGAACTACATTTTGCAACAGCACCAAACGGCGCAGAATTCAAGAGCTCCAAATGCTCAAGCCATGGCCAAAAGTGGATATGAATTGTATTTCCGCGTTTTCAAGGATTCTCCTAAATTAGATGAGATGCATTTTTTCTTTGCAGAGTTGCTTTTTGATATCGAGGAATATGAGCGCGCATCGGATCACTATCTATGGGTTGCCGAGAATGCTCCTAACAGCGCCTATTTTGATAAATCAGTTTTAAATGCAATTCTTTCTTTGGAAAAGAAATTACCCACTTCTGAAGAAGTTAAAAAGATTGTTGGAGGTACAACATCACCAGTCGAATTTGATTCCACGATCAAGAAGTTTGAGAAAGTGGTTTTGAGATTTCTTAAAGATTTTCCAAAAGGTTCGGATGCAATCGCGATTAAGTATCGGCTTGGTGCCCTTTATTACTATTACAATCAATTTGATCGCGCCCTCTTGTCATTTCAGGATATAATTAAAACGGCGCCAAGTACTAAATTTGCCGAGTATTCGGCAAATTTGACTCTCGATATCTACAATCTAAAGAATGACTATGAGGGGTTAGAAAAGGCTGGACAGGAAATCCTCAGCATACCTCAGTTGGCCGCGTCCCCGGTAGGCGCTCAGGTGCAATCAATTCTGGAAAAATCATCCTTCAAACGTGCTCAAAATATGGAAGCCGGAAAGGATTTTATTTCCAGTGCAAAGCAGTTTGAGTCTTTTTCGAATAAGAACGGACGCTCTGAATTGGCAACTTCCGCGCGATTCAATTCGGCGGTAAACTACGAAAGAGCGGGCGACCTATTGAAGGCTTTAGCGATGTACGGATCAGTCCTTAAGGGTTCGAGCAAGGGGCACGAGGATTTAAAGCAAAAATCTTTGAAATTTATGGCTTTGTTGTATGAAAAATCTGGGCAATACAAAGAGGCCGCTGAATTTTTTGAGAAGTATGCAAATGAAAACGCCAAGGGCGATAAGGATGCTGTCGATTTTTTCTACAATGCTGGAGTTATTCGGGACGGCATGAATTTCTATAACTCAGCTCTTGATAATTACCAAAAGTATTTTGATCGAAGTAAGCGTCGTGATCGTATGGAGGTCATTTTTCTTATGGCGAAGATCTGGCAAAAGAGAGGGAATTTGAAGAATGCTCGAAGCTACTACAGCCAGTACGTCGATCTGAATCCAGCAAATGCCTCAGCGCTTATCGAGGCACTTTTTCAGCTTGGAGTAATTGAAGAAAAGTTGGGGAGAAAAAAGGCCTCTGACGACTATTTTAAAAGGACAGTCGCAGTGCAGAAGGGATTTTCAAAAAATGGAAATCCGGTGGGCGTCGCGCATGCGGCCGAAGCTCAATTCAAAATCGTCTACAGGGTTTACGACGAATTGCGGTCCATAAAAATTCCCTCCGATCCCTCGGGGCAGGATAACGCCGTACGTAGAAAGCTTGATCTGATCAGCAAGCTGAAGGAGCGACTAAAGGAGGTTATCAAATATGATGATGCATATATGGTTGTTGCAGCGCTTACTTTATCTGGTCAGGCAAATCAACACATGAGTGCAGCCCTTTATTCAGTTGCGCTTCCAAACAATCTTTCTCCGGACCAATTGAAGGAATATAAAATGGGCGTTGACAAGGTCGCAAGACCTTTTCAGGACGAGGCATTGAGTAATTACACAGCTGCGATAGAAAAGGGATACAGGCTAGAAGGTTACAACGAGTGGTTGAAAGCCGCATTTGTCGAAGCGAACCGGTTGAATAGTGAGAAATTTCCTAATTTTGGAGAGGAAGCTATTTTGACCAAGGTTCCAGACTACCTGGAGAATTAA
- a CDS encoding outer membrane beta-barrel domain-containing protein, with translation MRTAVLKIPFIIILSTLGIALNPTPGFSQNLSTNSESSGTDLRGGGESDTPDDEVEDLYDKFEDKETEKKAEKRSSEQKIKATEKAKPDPTTLSELSTLAPLADIAIIQKRFLPKTKRYELSGSVLGTINNPFFLNMGAAIRGGYYFQERYGVELLYFILSSSERAVTDNLRTKRSVKTESLVTPKNFVAVNFKWTPMYGKTTFMNKRIVPFDFYFSGGAGMTSTDQGGSFPTIHLGGGQSFALSKSMAFRWDINWNFYQAESEVLKGGSLQSVKANHDDVYVALGLSFFFPEATYR, from the coding sequence GTGAGGACAGCGGTGTTAAAAATCCCATTCATTATTATCTTGAGTACCTTGGGAATAGCTCTTAATCCCACACCAGGATTCTCTCAGAATCTCTCAACCAATTCCGAGAGTTCAGGTACTGATCTGCGAGGTGGGGGCGAGTCGGATACACCTGACGACGAAGTGGAAGATCTTTATGATAAGTTTGAAGATAAAGAAACTGAGAAAAAGGCAGAGAAGAGAAGCTCAGAACAAAAAATAAAAGCGACAGAAAAGGCAAAGCCAGATCCAACGACGCTTTCTGAACTTTCGACGCTCGCTCCGCTTGCTGATATAGCGATTATCCAAAAAAGATTTTTACCCAAAACAAAGCGCTATGAATTGTCTGGGAGCGTTTTGGGAACAATAAACAATCCATTCTTTCTCAATATGGGTGCGGCGATTCGCGGTGGCTACTATTTTCAAGAGAGATATGGAGTCGAGCTTCTCTATTTCATCTTATCTTCCTCCGAAAGAGCGGTTACAGATAATTTACGGACCAAAAGAAGTGTTAAGACTGAGAGCCTCGTCACTCCAAAGAATTTTGTTGCGGTAAATTTCAAATGGACCCCCATGTACGGCAAAACGACGTTTATGAATAAGCGGATTGTTCCCTTTGATTTCTATTTTTCGGGGGGTGCCGGTATGACGAGCACGGATCAGGGAGGAAGTTTTCCGACCATTCACCTCGGGGGAGGGCAGTCCTTTGCCCTTTCAAAGAGCATGGCCTTCCGTTGGGACATAAATTGGAATTTCTATCAGGCCGAGAGTGAAGTTCTAAAGGGCGGTTCGCTCCAAAGCGTGAAGGCAAATCATGATGATGTCTATGTTGCCTTGGGACTTAGCTTCTTCTTTCCGGAGGCCACATACAGATGA
- a CDS encoding outer membrane beta-barrel domain-containing protein — protein MNLVLGSLCLLLTAVFSTPGYADKIEFPEDELASESVLPVFDKLANVKNRNVVTEKRIELGGGFGFNLMDPFYNPLNFNGSLSYHFDEIHGVNLAAAFWQSGLSSYGEQLRKGEGLDLSYFDASRAPHPKYMFMANYQYTAYYGKISYSKSLVMNLSMFSLVGVGMIGLDDQSVVALNVGAGEKFYFTPNLALRLDLRALIYRGPDPTTKALLPTDSVQPSSAFDETTFIHALMTLALVYLL, from the coding sequence ATGAACTTGGTATTGGGCTCACTTTGTCTTTTGCTAACGGCCGTTTTTTCCACTCCAGGTTATGCCGACAAGATTGAATTTCCTGAGGATGAGCTGGCGAGCGAATCCGTTTTGCCCGTTTTTGACAAATTGGCGAACGTGAAGAATCGAAATGTTGTAACGGAAAAGAGAATTGAACTAGGAGGAGGATTTGGCTTTAATTTGATGGATCCTTTCTATAATCCGCTCAATTTTAATGGCTCCCTTTCCTATCATTTTGATGAAATTCATGGGGTCAATCTGGCAGCGGCCTTTTGGCAAAGTGGTCTTTCCAGCTATGGAGAGCAATTGAGGAAGGGAGAAGGACTAGATTTATCATATTTTGATGCCAGTCGAGCTCCTCATCCTAAATATATGTTTATGGCCAACTACCAGTATACCGCTTATTACGGAAAAATAAGCTACTCGAAGAGTTTAGTTATGAATTTATCGATGTTTAGTTTGGTGGGTGTAGGAATGATTGGACTCGATGACCAGAGCGTTGTCGCCCTGAACGTTGGAGCAGGAGAGAAATTCTATTTTACTCCAAATCTGGCGCTTCGTCTTGATTTGCGTGCTCTTATCTACAGAGGTCCAGATCCCACAACAAAGGCACTTTTGCCAACGGATTCAGTTCAACCGAGTTCGGCGTTTGATGAAACAACATTCATTCATGCCTTGATGACCCTTGCCCTCGTCTATCTCCTCTAG
- a CDS encoding KpsF/GutQ family sugar-phosphate isomerase encodes MDRERQADLDEARSVLEIEARSILHLRERLGREFSKAVELVLACEGRIISTGIGKSGIIARKLASTFTSTGTPTIYLHPAEGSHGDLGIVTKDDLVIAMSYGGESAELVPIISYCARKNLVLIAMTANSESTLGRAGTVCLDIGVAEEACPLGLAPTASTTVNLALCDALAMAVLKRRGFSRDDFAEFHPGGALGRRLLTRVRDVMHVGEALPLVSPDEEMAIVVSQMTAKEVRGVAGVVQENGTLIGVVTDGDIRRRLEKSKSPLLEKASALMSRHPKTIDVNELAERALFVMEQFQIQILFVVDKTATNPSAPIGIIHLQDLLRAKVR; translated from the coding sequence ATGGATCGGGAGCGGCAAGCCGACTTAGATGAGGCGCGATCAGTATTGGAAATAGAAGCTCGAAGTATTTTACATTTGCGTGAAAGGCTGGGTCGGGAATTCTCAAAAGCGGTAGAACTTGTACTCGCCTGCGAAGGCAGAATTATTTCGACAGGAATTGGGAAATCGGGAATTATTGCTCGTAAATTGGCGTCCACCTTTACTTCCACCGGTACGCCGACAATATATCTTCACCCAGCCGAAGGCTCTCACGGAGACTTAGGTATTGTTACAAAGGATGATTTAGTTATTGCGATGAGCTACGGCGGGGAATCGGCCGAGCTGGTTCCTATCATTTCTTATTGTGCTCGAAAAAACCTGGTACTTATTGCGATGACTGCTAATTCAGAAAGCACTCTCGGACGAGCAGGAACAGTCTGTTTAGATATTGGCGTCGCAGAAGAAGCTTGTCCGCTTGGTCTAGCACCGACGGCGAGTACGACAGTAAATTTAGCCTTGTGCGATGCGCTGGCGATGGCAGTTTTGAAGCGTCGAGGCTTTAGCAGGGATGATTTTGCTGAGTTTCATCCGGGTGGGGCCTTGGGTCGCCGGTTGTTAACTCGAGTTCGAGATGTGATGCATGTCGGAGAAGCCCTTCCATTGGTTTCTCCGGATGAGGAAATGGCCATAGTCGTCAGCCAAATGACCGCTAAAGAGGTCCGCGGAGTGGCAGGAGTTGTTCAGGAGAATGGGACTTTGATTGGTGTTGTGACCGATGGAGATATTCGTCGGCGACTGGAGAAGAGTAAATCTCCACTTCTTGAAAAGGCAAGTGCACTCATGTCTCGTCATCCCAAGACCATTGACGTGAACGAATTGGCGGAACGGGCGCTTTTTGTCATGGAGCAATTTCAAATTCAAATTCTTTTTGTCGTCGACAAGACGGCCACAAATCCTTCTGCCCCCATAGGGATCATTCACCTTCAAGATTTATTACGAGCTAAAGTTCGCTAG
- the kdsB gene encoding 3-deoxy-manno-octulosonate cytidylyltransferase: MKIIGVIPARYGSSRFPGKPLVPIAGKPLLQWVIEGARTAKCLSEIYVATDHSEIFQLAENCGVRAIMTEPDLASGSDRVWAALKDMECEVAVNIQGDEPLLTGDLLDSLVAPFEEDIHLEMATLGRALKPGDLESMSAAKVIVNQGHEAIYFSRFPIPYSRIDARQLPQVCYKHIGLYAYRKSFLKVFCEHGPTNLELAEGLEQLRALYLGARIRMVVVEEDSWGVDTPEDVAKIEAMIQKRRGHGRNKKI, translated from the coding sequence ATGAAAATTATCGGAGTCATTCCAGCTCGTTACGGATCTAGTCGATTTCCTGGAAAGCCATTGGTGCCGATTGCCGGGAAACCCTTGCTGCAATGGGTAATCGAGGGGGCCCGAACAGCGAAATGCCTATCAGAGATATATGTTGCAACAGATCACTCCGAGATCTTTCAATTGGCAGAGAATTGCGGAGTTCGTGCCATTATGACTGAGCCAGATCTAGCATCGGGAAGCGATCGTGTGTGGGCAGCTTTGAAGGATATGGAGTGTGAAGTGGCTGTGAACATACAAGGAGACGAGCCGCTCCTCACAGGTGATCTTCTGGATTCCCTGGTCGCTCCTTTTGAAGAGGATATTCACCTTGAAATGGCGACTTTAGGACGTGCATTAAAGCCGGGAGATCTCGAATCTATGTCAGCCGCAAAGGTGATTGTAAACCAAGGTCACGAGGCCATTTATTTTAGTCGATTTCCGATACCATATTCACGAATTGACGCGAGGCAACTTCCTCAAGTATGTTACAAGCATATAGGGCTTTATGCCTATCGTAAGAGCTTTCTAAAGGTTTTTTGTGAGCACGGACCCACCAATCTTGAATTGGCAGAGGGCTTAGAGCAATTGCGCGCTTTGTATTTGGGAGCACGGATCCGTATGGTGGTGGTTGAAGAGGATTCTTGGGGTGTTGACACGCCTGAGGATGTGGCGAAGATTGAGGCAATGATCCAAAAAAGGCGAGGACATGGCAGGAACAAAAAAATCTAG
- the ysxC gene encoding ribosome biogenesis GTP-binding protein YsxC, producing MKIDFLMSGVQPKDYPSPDLPEVALLGRSNSGKSSFINALANKKIAKVSASPGKTRLLNFYSAGENYRYVDMPGYGFASRSRNEIKSWRKMVEVYMMERSCLTGLLLIMDARRKWTEDEELLREYAIGADLPLLVIMTKEDKLARQEKLRQMGPVAEIVGKESVFMVSSLKKTGIAVVEEAIFERWIRNWSSLK from the coding sequence ATGAAAATCGATTTTCTGATGAGTGGTGTTCAACCCAAAGATTATCCCTCGCCTGACCTGCCTGAGGTGGCCCTTCTGGGACGTTCCAATTCGGGGAAGTCTTCGTTTATCAATGCTCTTGCCAATAAAAAAATTGCAAAAGTTTCGGCCTCCCCAGGAAAGACGCGCTTATTGAATTTTTATTCGGCCGGAGAGAACTACAGATACGTTGATATGCCTGGATATGGTTTTGCGTCGCGGAGCCGTAACGAAATCAAGAGTTGGCGAAAAATGGTCGAGGTTTATATGATGGAGCGCTCCTGTTTGACAGGCCTTCTCTTGATCATGGATGCAAGGCGAAAATGGACGGAGGACGAAGAATTACTTCGTGAATATGCAATCGGAGCGGACTTGCCCCTTCTGGTAATTATGACAAAAGAGGATAAGCTTGCCAGACAAGAGAAGTTGAGGCAGATGGGCCCAGTGGCCGAGATTGTTGGCAAGGAAAGTGTATTTATGGTGTCTAGCCTCAAGAAAACCGGAATTGCCGTAGTGGAAGAGGCAATTTTCGAGAGATGGATTCGTAACTGGAGCTCGCTCAAATGA
- a CDS encoding sigma 54-interacting transcriptional regulator, giving the protein MDTQTTQSISRPKSPQAFLSHLEGPAHEVHELSEFLTIGRDENNLFQVNDPSVSSRHARIEWRNGIYVLKDLRSRHGTLVNGAQILEAPLSHNDRIRIGSSELIFRTERDKRPLSLLLTSKNTSWNSKLRSLPNFSRSDLAILIGGPSGTGKEILAQMIHRYSARREGPFVSVNCSAMSESLAESELFGHTKGSFTDATHDRKGAFESARAGTLFLDEIGDLPLSLQPKLLRCLENREIRPVGADRTITTDVRIVAATHHNLKERVIQGEFRADLYFRLNILNIKAPALKNRMEDFENLLHHFAREYKVAFSTEAIDRLKEHRWPGNIRELKNVVARAKTLCQDRVMASDVESLIDILPEDFGVSLSKISPIGPEPLSGNVIKDLERALIERRLQINNGNQRKTAADLGLPKSTLHDRIRTYQIDLRSLTSEGANN; this is encoded by the coding sequence ATGGACACCCAAACGACTCAATCTATTTCTCGCCCCAAAAGTCCGCAAGCTTTCCTCTCTCACCTTGAAGGTCCAGCCCACGAAGTTCACGAACTCAGCGAGTTTTTAACGATTGGACGAGACGAAAACAACCTGTTTCAAGTCAACGATCCCTCCGTTTCATCCCGTCATGCACGGATCGAATGGCGCAACGGCATTTATGTATTAAAGGATTTGCGTAGTCGCCACGGAACTTTGGTCAACGGAGCACAAATTTTGGAGGCTCCTCTTTCCCACAATGATAGAATCCGCATTGGAAGTTCTGAGCTTATTTTTCGCACTGAAAGGGACAAACGCCCCTTGTCTTTATTGTTAACGAGTAAGAATACCTCTTGGAATAGCAAACTACGATCGCTTCCAAACTTCAGCAGATCGGACCTTGCCATTCTCATCGGCGGCCCCTCTGGGACAGGGAAAGAAATTCTCGCTCAAATGATCCATCGCTACTCTGCCCGTCGCGAGGGCCCATTTGTCAGCGTCAATTGCAGTGCTATGAGCGAATCCCTGGCCGAAAGTGAGCTCTTTGGTCATACAAAAGGGAGCTTTACAGATGCAACCCATGACCGCAAAGGAGCCTTTGAATCGGCCCGCGCGGGAACTCTTTTTCTTGACGAAATCGGCGACTTGCCATTGAGTCTCCAACCAAAACTTCTCAGATGTCTCGAAAACCGAGAGATCCGGCCCGTCGGCGCAGATCGCACGATTACAACTGATGTCAGAATTGTTGCCGCCACCCATCACAACCTAAAAGAAAGAGTTATTCAGGGAGAGTTTCGCGCAGATCTCTATTTTCGCCTAAATATCTTAAACATAAAAGCACCTGCATTGAAAAATCGAATGGAAGATTTTGAAAATTTACTCCATCATTTTGCCCGAGAATACAAAGTGGCCTTCTCGACCGAGGCGATTGACAGACTAAAGGAACATCGTTGGCCAGGAAATATCCGAGAGCTCAAAAACGTGGTGGCTAGAGCAAAAACCCTCTGCCAGGATAGAGTCATGGCCTCTGACGTAGAAAGCCTGATCGATATCCTACCCGAAGACTTTGGTGTTTCTCTCTCGAAAATCTCTCCCATCGGACCAGAACCTCTGTCTGGAAATGTAATCAAAGATTTAGAAAGAGCTCTCATAGAGAGAAGGCTCCAAATAAATAATGGAAATCAGCGAAAAACAGCCGCTGATTTGGGTCTGCCCAAGAGCACTCTTCATGACCGCATAAGAACCTACCAAATAGACCTTCGATCCCTCACATCAGAAGGCGCCAATAATTAG
- a CDS encoding flagellar basal body-associated FliL family protein, producing MADLKTTNVEKSSENGISEAQVGSISLEDIDKFLEESDPAFSMSLADIVPEELKTDAEISSLDLDEKALAEDDEQKEKKKSFLDRYPNVQTAIAKSLVPIKGIPTKSRTIVLKLRNEFLSVLFGFWSFCRHELPDRLRFLFCQIQTAIAFCFELNRRFWAKTWKEKILYGSALVFFVGFSSMVAKNMKGRWLPSLFLDYTRDLGLIANRVQAYDSQKQILLSDAFPQPFFTVLLEKIVLNFRKTSEHQNPMGAFKFYVRVDSQETAVEVKDRQIELLDGMQRALEELTYEEANGPGGKTTIKSLVRNEINRVLSQGRALEIDIEMMITKP from the coding sequence ATGGCGGACCTAAAAACCACGAATGTTGAAAAAAGCAGCGAAAATGGAATTTCTGAGGCCCAGGTGGGCTCAATCTCTCTTGAGGATATCGATAAGTTTTTAGAGGAATCTGATCCAGCATTTAGTATGTCTTTGGCAGACATTGTTCCGGAGGAGTTAAAGACCGATGCCGAGATAAGTTCCTTGGACCTGGATGAAAAGGCACTTGCTGAAGATGATGAGCAAAAGGAGAAAAAAAAGAGTTTTTTGGATAGATATCCAAACGTGCAAACGGCAATCGCCAAAAGTCTTGTACCTATAAAGGGAATTCCAACAAAATCCAGAACCATTGTCTTGAAATTGCGCAATGAATTTCTCTCGGTTCTATTTGGATTTTGGAGTTTTTGTCGTCATGAACTTCCTGACAGACTGAGATTTTTGTTTTGTCAAATCCAGACGGCTATTGCCTTCTGCTTTGAACTTAATCGCAGATTTTGGGCAAAGACTTGGAAGGAGAAAATCCTCTATGGATCTGCTTTGGTGTTCTTTGTTGGATTTAGCTCAATGGTAGCAAAAAACATGAAGGGGAGGTGGCTGCCCTCACTTTTTCTGGACTACACAAGAGATCTTGGTCTGATCGCAAATCGGGTGCAGGCTTACGACAGTCAAAAGCAGATTTTACTCTCTGATGCCTTTCCTCAACCTTTTTTTACGGTATTACTTGAAAAGATCGTACTGAATTTTCGAAAAACATCAGAACATCAAAATCCCATGGGGGCATTTAAGTTTTATGTGCGCGTTGACTCACAGGAAACAGCTGTCGAAGTTAAGGATCGGCAAATCGAATTGTTGGATGGCATGCAAAGAGCCCTCGAAGAACTCACTTACGAAGAGGCCAACGGTCCTGGGGGCAAAACAACAATCAAGTCTCTTGTTAGAAATGAGATCAATCGAGTTTTGAGCCAAGGCCGGGCCCTAGAAATAGACATTGAAATGATGATCACGAAGCCTTAG